One Oryza sativa Japonica Group chromosome 8, ASM3414082v1 DNA window includes the following coding sequences:
- the LOC107278262 gene encoding uncharacterized protein — protein sequence MEEETAVADWSALPDDVVITVMGYLADPDDLVRSGAVCSTWRAAYATFRRLRLPSTTARPPWLLYSCDAYGPAAAALYCPATGKSLRVPLPAALLDGRPVFGASQGWLVTVDEAPNLHLVLVNPLTGAMATLPPITSLHNVERFTSRKGKTRYRVYDDMAYNEASLVYSPAQAREWAYHQVVLSCSPAEGSACVALLLHRPDGDERWTPVAYPGQACSTACRHAIYDDADGLFYTLRFDGSIYAIDVPRAASASSSPPPPPATREVMRGVTDLDNGSKFDYADGDDVEDDEAGLFTRQLQILKVDGGEQKLVEASAASLEDHVLFLGYEFSACFPAEHFPALKPGCAYLADDHELVSMRKHCRRDIGRWDMKRGQMERLSGEDDVAAPSQPWLNWPTPV from the exons ATGGAGGAAGAAACCGCCGTCGCAGACTGGTCGGCGCTGCCGGACGACGTCGTCATCACCGTAATGGGGTATTTGGCCGACCCCGACGACCTCGTCCGCTCCGGCGCCGTCTGCTCCACCTGGCGCGCCGCGTACGCCACGTTCCGGCGACTCCGCCTGCCGTCCACGACGGCACGGCCGCCGTGGTTGCTCTACTCCTGCGACGCCtacggccccgccgccgccgcgctctacTGCCCCGCCACCGGCAAGTCCCTCCGTGTCCCGCTCCCGGCCGCCCTGCTCGATGGACGGCCCGTGTTCGGCGCGTCGCAGGGGTGGCTGGTCACCGTCGACGAGGCGCCCAACCTCCATCTCGTTCTCGTCAACCCTCTCACCGGCGCCATGGCGACCCTCCCGCCGATCACCAGCCTCCACAACGTCGAGAGGTTCACGAGCAGAAAGGGCAAGACGAGGTACAGGGTGTACGACGACATGGCATACAACGAGGCGTCCCTTGTGTACTCGCCGGCGCAGGCGAGGGAATGGGCGTACCACCAGGTGGTCCTCTCGTGCAGCCCCGCCGAGGGGAGCGCCTGCGTCGCGCTCCTCCTGCACCGGCCCGACGGCGATGAGCGGTGGACGCCCGTCGCGTACCCGGGACAGGCGTGCTCCACCGCCTGTCGCCACGCCATctacgacgacgccgacggccTCTTCTACACGTTGCGGTTCGATGGCTCCATCTACGCTATCGACGTCCCACGCGCCGcatccgcgtcgtcgtcgccgccgccgccgccggcgacgagagagGTCATGCGGGGCGTCACGGACCTGGACAACGGCAGCAA GTTCGActacgccgacggcgacgacgtcgaAGACGACGAAGCCGGACTCTTCACCAGACAACTGCAGATCCTCAAGGTCGACGGCGGTGAGCAGAAGCTCGtggaggcgtcggcggcgagcttggAGGATCATGTCCTCTTCCTCGGCTACGAGTTCTCGGCGTGCTTCCCGGCTGAGCACTTCCCGGCGTTGAAGCCCGGATGCGCTTACCTCGCCGACGACCACGAACTCGTCAGCATGAGAAAGCATTGCCGGCGAGACATTGGCAGATGGGACATGAAGAGAGGTCAGATGGAAAGGCTCTCCGGCGAAGATGACGTGGCGGCGCCGTCGCAGCCTTGGCTCAACTGGCCAACTCCTGTCTAG
- the LOC112936107 gene encoding uncharacterized protein: MESLSNVLARQPMMEVFQEVEFAALRIWKSGSYLHADEDGRSVYVGSLPRDGGGDSRHCAVWAVEPPIDAAAPLPQYVRLRGAYGRYLGAPDSYGSPLPFLSVDAAQRDRDRVEMDAIIWQPVACSGSDVVGGRDARGVVLLRDRYGRYLRGSNNLLAPRRSVPVNLLC; the protein is encoded by the coding sequence ATGGAGTCCTTGTCCAACGTCCTCGCGCGGCAGCCGATGATGGAGGTTTTCCAGGAGGTGGAGTTCGCGGCGCTGAGGATCTGGAAGAGCGGCTCCTACCTCCACGCCGACGAGGACGGGAGGTCCGTCTACGTCGGCAGCCTcccccgcgacggcggcggtgactcGAGGCACTGCGCGGTGTGGGCCGTCGAGCCGCCGAtcgacgccgcggcgccgctgccgcagtaCGTGCGCCTCCGCGGCGCCTACGGCCGCTACCTCGGGGCCCCCGACTCCTACGGCTCCCCGCTCCCCTTCCTCTCGGTGGACGCCGCGCAGCGCGACCGCGACAGGGTGGAGATGGACGCCATCATATGGCAGCCCGTCGCGTGCTCCGGCTCCGACGTCGTCGGCGGTCGCGATGCCCGCGGCGTCGTCCTCCTGCGCGACAGGTACGGGCGCTACCTGCGCGGCAGCAACAATCTCCTGGCTCCCCGCCGCAGCGTCCCTGTCAATCTCCtgtgttag